The segment TGAATCAGGATAATGTGTTTACCAGTTTCTATGGAATGGAATGGGGCGTGATCAGCACCGGTGGTCATGTTATTGTGCATGGGATTGATAGTTTGATTGGATGGGATAACCGCAACTATGATATCTTTAACGGACAGTCGGATAATGGTGGATTATTTGACTTAGTAGCGCAACGCGGCAACTCAGCTTTCGCTTATCTGGCGCATATGGAAGATACAGATTTTGGCAATTTACTGCAAGTGCCTTATAACGCAACCTGGATTCCGCTATCGTTGGACTTGCACTAAGAAACGGTCCTGCATTCTCGACAGACACTACATATAGCAGCCTTCCCTCCTACAATTACTTTGATCGCTATCTCGATCTTCTTAAAAAAGGGTACCATGTGGCACCCGGAATCGACCATGACAATCATTACATAGTCTTTGGACGGACACATCCCGGAAGAACCGTTGTCATTACGGATAGCCTTAACCGTGAGAGTCTGTTATCTGCGTTTAAAAGAAGAAGTTTTTACGCTTCTGATGACTGGAATGCACGTGTCGAATTTTCGATCAATGGATTTGGCATGGGAAGTATTTGTTCCGGACCGGACAATCCTGAAATCAAATTATATGTTTCTGATGCCGATGGAGAGTCCATTACCTGGCTGCGGATATGGGTGGGAGTTCCGGGAAGCGGGCTCATGGCCTCCTCCATCGTTTCCATGCAGGGGCCGGGCTCTGACTCACTGCAGTTTATAAATTCAATCATTCCCGGACAAACATTCTATTATTTTGCTGAGATCACAGAGGCCGATGGGGATAAAATATGGACAGCGCCCATCTGGTACACACGTAGTGGAAATCCACCGGCGTTTGAGCTGCTGAGTTTTACTGCACAGCGCATAGGGAATCAAGCTTTGTTAAAATGGTCAACGGCCAATGAATTTAACCTCGACCGGTTCGATATCGAAAAATCCACCAACACCTTGCTCTTTACTACAGCAGGAAATGTAAATCCTACGGGCAACCTGGGTCAAATCGCCAATTATACCTGGACCGATCCTCAAACACTCGACACCAGCACTTACTATCGTTTAAATATTTTTGACAATGCCGGGCTTTCACAATTTTCGCAAATCATGAGAGTTGATCCCGAATCCCCTGCGTCCGGTGTCAGCATCTACCCCAATCCGGGAGGAAATGAAAACAGCATCATTTCGGTAAGCCACAACCGTGAAGAACCCTTTCGGATGGAGATCTTCAGTGCTGACGGGAAATTAGTTGAACAATCTGTTTTTCTTGCCGCGGAAGGCATCATTTATCTGACCTTACCTGCAGATAAACTTAGCCGGGGCATTTATACCATACGCATCACCAACAGTGATTATAGCTTCAATGAGTCTAACCGTTTTAACCGACAGTAACATGAACTACCTCTTCGAAACCACACGATGCAGGATGCGAGAGATGCAGCCTGAAGATGGATCCGTATTCTATGAATTGAATCTGGATCCCGATGTTTTAAAATACACAGGTGATGAGCCCTTCAAAAGTGTAGAAGAGGCCACCACTTTTTTAAAGAACTACGACGTATACCGGAAATACGGAATGGGAAGATGGGTAGTGGAAAGAAAAGAAGACGGAGTTATCCTCGGCTGGTGCGGATTAAAATTTCTTGTAGACGAACAGGAAGTTGATATCGGCTATCGTTTTTTCCGCAAGTACTGGGGAAAAGGTTACGCGTCTGAAACCGCTTGCGCCAGCATTGACTATGGCTTTAACACGCTCAAGCTGGCGCGCATCATCGGACGATCAGCAGTGGCCAACCTCGCCTCGGTACGGGTCCTCGAAAAAATGCGGACTCAAGTTCGAAAAATTCTCCGATGCCCTCGGTGAAGAAACCGTACAGCATGCGATTACGAAAGCAGAGTATGTAGCTTACAGAAAGATGCAGGAGGCGTGATGTGAGCACAGAAATGAGCATGTAAATGAGCGAAGCAGAAAAACATTTTGTAAAACAAATAGAAATCACTGCCGAAAAGCTAAACTCCAGGAAACCCTAGAAAAAAAACAGAAAATAAAAATTTATGGCACTCATCAAACCCGTACACGGTATTCATCCCTCCTTCGGCAACGACTGCTTCCTTGCTGAAAATGCAACGGTTGTCGGACAAGTTACTATGGGAGATAATTGCAGCGTTTGGTTTAATGCCGTGGTGAGGGGTGATGTCAATACGATTTCAATCGGCAATAAAGTGAATATTCAGGATAGAGCGATAATACACTGCACCTATCAAAAAGCGAAAACGGTGATCGGTAATAATGTTTCCATCGGACACAATGCTCTTGTGCATGGTTGCACTTTACATGATAATGTATTGGTAGGAATGGGCGCGATTGTGATGGATCATGCTGTTGTTCATTCCAATTCTATCATTGCCGCAGGGGCGGTGGTCCTGGAAAATACGATTGTGGAAGAGGGGTGTATTTATGCCGGAGTCCCTGCGAAGAAAGTAAAGAGCATTAATGCGGAACAGACGAAGCAGTTGATTGAAGGGATTGCGAATAATTATGTGATGTATGCGAAGTGGTTTGAGGATTAACTACTTTGCTTCCGGCTGCGAGCTACCGGCTACCGGCCTGCTGCTGCTAGCTTCTTGCTGCTGGCTCCTTGCTTTTTTTGAGGGCATGATAATACTAAACACTAGAATATAGTTTACAGCGCCTCTCGTAAAATTCTTTGCGACTCAGCTCCCGATAGCTATTGGGAGCTGCGAGACACCTTAAATCAAGAAGCCTCGGTAATTTCTGTTGAAAAAACTAATTGAGTATCGAAGAAAATATCTTTCTATTTTATTATTTTTAGTCTGAATACCGGTGTTTGAGGACCGGTGCAAATAAGTTGATAGATGCCCGGGCTGAGGTTTTCTTTGGATATGAGGGTGGTGGTGTTTACTATTTCAGCAGCTACAATTTTCTTTCCCTGCATATCGATGAGTTCGTAGCGATCATAGTTCTTATCCTCCTGTTGGTAGATGATCCATTCCGTTGATGTGTTGCCGATAAGAAGTGGTCCGGAGTTGCTCATCTCCCCTACTCCTACACCTGTTAAATCAACGACCTGGCATATGGTATCTGTAAAACAATCGTTGCGCACCACCAGACAAATAGTCCAAACACTATCGTTGGCATAGCTATGCGTTGGATTCGTATTGATGGAGTCGAGGTTTCCATCTCCGAAATTCCAGAGGAAGGAGGTATAACCGGAAGAAGTATTGCCGAAATTTACTGTGAGTTGATTGGTTGAAAGTGAAAACCCCGCTTGTGCCGGCGGTATCACTTGCAGCAGAATTGAATCCGTACTGATACATCCACTCACATTCAACTGACATATAAACTGCACCGTTTGTAATCCCGTAAAAACAGGATCAGGAATACTATCGTTGTCTAATCCACTGGCGGGCGTCCAGGAATATTGCGCTCCGGGATAGGATGTTGCATTCAATTGAATTAAATCTCCGGAACAAACAATGGTATCAGTTCCAATATTCAGCGGCAAATTGGTGACATAGAGTACCACCGTATCCAGCACCACACATCCATTGTAAACGGCAGAGGCGATATAGGTAGTTGTCATTCTCGGAGTGGCGTTAAGGTTAGGTCCTACAAAATTGGGAAGAGCAATGGTGTCGTTATCTGCCCACAGGTAAATTTGACTAAACTCCCGGAAGGATTGGCGATTCCCTGCAACTGCACAAACGAACCGCAAGCTACTGTATCGCTCCCGTTCACATTCACATTCATCGTAAAACCATTATCCGGAATGGAATCAAATCGGAATAAAACGTAAGCTCCTGTAGAAGGTGCGTTGAACACATAAGGATAAACCGTCACCGTTCCATCTCCTGCCCCTCCCGACACATGCACTCTTCCGAGAGGATCTACAGCAACGCCGTAGAAATAAATATCACCTCCGCCTCCCGTATTGCTTATCCCACCGCGTAACCATTGAATTACGCCCATAGTATCATATACAGCAACAAAAGTATGTGTCGAACCCACTGATCCGAGATGATCAAACGTCACCTGATTCGCATAGGCCTGACCGATAGTAACGACTTTTCCTTCGCGATAAGTGATATGACCGGGAAAAGGATAAAATGTATCGATGTTCCCCAAACGAACAAAGGAAGCTTGTCCTGCCGGATTGATTTTAACCAGAAAGGAACTCGTATAATTTGGTGTTTCAATTGTATCTCCGTTAAAAATCCCCCAGGCGTTCACGACTCCCATCGCATAGGTATTTCCATTTTCATCCATGGCTACATCATAGCCGGCGATATCCGGTCCACCTCCATAATAGGCTTCCAGCGGATAGAGCCATCGTTCATTTCCGACACTGTCATACTGTGCCACAAATCCCTGATAACTGAACTGAACATCCTTGTATAAATGAGTGAACGATCCAAACGTGAAGACCTGATTATCTGCACTCGTTTGGCCGGTGATAGCAACATTGCCGTTCAAATCTACTGCAATACCGATGGGACTTTCATCCTGCGTAGGTGTTCCGCAGGCCTTCAGCCATCGCGTTTGTCCTTGCGGGTTCAATGAAAAAGTAAAAGCTTGCGCATAGCTGTTCAAACCTACATACACGCCATTGTCCACCGAATCCGTATTCACGATGAACCTACTCCCTTCAAAAGTTCCCGTCACATAGATATTTCCGGATGCATCGACTGCAATGGCCCGACCATGATCATCGAAAGTAAATGTTGAACCGATATTTCTTGAACCAAAACCTTTTAAAAGTGTGCCGGTACCCATCGAATCATATCTCACTAAAAAACCTTCCGCATAATTATCGCTGTACACGGTATCCATGCCCACTACCAATGTATCATCCGAATGCCTTCCGGTATAATAAATATTTTTTTGTGCATCCACCACCATATCAAAAATGGTTGTGGTTGTGAAAGAGCCTCCGCTATTTTGGAGACTAATTCCATTCATCAATCGTATCAATTGAAATGACGAGTCGAGGAACGCCACCCAGGTTGTCAATGCAGCACCGGGCGGTGAAAAGACGGTATCCCCATCCATGGCAAAATAGGGGTTGGTATAAATTCCGCCAAGCACCACCTGATGATCATCGGTACAATGCACCCAATTCGCGAAACCGGGGCCGTTTTTAAAACCGGTGGCACTATGACATGATTGCGCCTGCACAGAAAAGTTAGCTAGAAACTGCAAGATGACAATAATTGATATAATTTTTTCATTGGAATTAATTTAAGCGAAGTTAAAGATGTACAATTGATTTATTGATATACTTTCTCCCTTCAATCACCCTTCACTGCTTCGATGCTATTGAAGTTATAGCCACCCGGTAAGAGCCCTTAAATAACAAAGTACTCCTTTAAAGAGGTGATCAGCAAGTAAATCGGGCTCCGGGACTTAAACAATAATCTAAAAGCCGGGCACGTTTATCCTTGAATCCTTGTTAACAGTGTTGTGTTAGCAATTGCATCCACCTTAAAAAAAGCCCCAGATAGCGGAATTCTACCTTTACACATTCTTAATCTTAGCTAATTCCACTATCCTATGTCATTACTACTTCAGATTACCCAGGGGGCAGGCACTCTGGCTGATTCTGCCGCAACTGCCACTGCTCCGCTTACAAGTGCTCCTGTTGAGCAAAGTATGTCATTTTTTGAAATGGCCGTTAAGGGAGGTCCCATTCTCATTCCGATCGGGATATTGAGCATACTCGCCATTTACATTTTCTTCGAAAGATTATTTGTCATACTGAAGTTCAGTCGACTTGATCAAAATTTTATGAATCAGATCCGCGATCAGGTGCATCAGGGAAATGTTCAGGCGGCACGTAGCCTCTGCAAAGCAACAGATAACCCGATAGCACGGATGATCGACAAAGGATTGGCGCGTTTAGGAAAACCCATTCGCGAAATTGAATCCGCGATAGAGAATCAAGGGAAACTGGAGGTCTTCACGATGGAAAAAAATCTTGGCTTCCTCGGAACAATAGCCGGTATAGCTCCGATGTTTGGTTTTCTTGGAACCATCTTCGGAGTAATCAAAATTTTCTATCAGATCTCGTTGCAAAACAGTCTGGAGATTGACACTATTTCCGGTGGATTGTATGTAAAGATGATCTCCTCTGCATCGGGTCTGCTGGTGGGAATGATCGCCTACTCTTGTTATCATTATCTGGTACAACGTGTGGATCGTGTTATCAATAAGATGGAGATTAATGCCGTTCAATTTATTGACCTCCTCGAAGAACCTGTTAAGCCATGAACCTGCGCCGACGACAAAAAGCCGCTTCAGAAGTATATAGTCATTCGCTGAATGATATTATGTTCTTCCTGCTGCTCTTCTTCCTGATTACCTCTACGCTCGCCACTCCTTCGGTGTTGAAGTTGCTGCTTCCGAATTCAAAGACCGGCATTCAAAGTATGAAGCACCCTATCGTAATAGCAGTGACACCTGACTTGCAATTTGTGGTAAACAAAGATATTGTTCCGCGAGAGGGTGTTGAAGCAGCCGTGATGGCAGCCGTAGCAGGTCAGGTTGATCCTACCGCCTTACTGAAAGTAGATAAAACAGTGCCCTGGCAAGAAGTAGTTTTCCTACTTGACATTGGCAACAAGAATAAAATAAAAATGGTGGCCGCTACTAATCTCACCAAACAACAGCAGCAGTAATGAAATCGTATCAATACCGTTCGCTTGCTTTAACCGTGCTGATTCATGCGGCTATTCTTGCTTTGCTGATGTTGTTTTATATTTCCTCTCCTATTCCACCCTGGGAAGAAGGGTTGGCAGGCGGAGGTGGCGGTGGCAGCTTCGTGGAATTTGGTGAACTTGAATTTAATGATGTTCCGCCGGTTCCAACACCCTCCTCGTCTGAACAGGCTTTAACAAAAGAGGAAGAAGATGAATTGCTGACATCCGATATTGAAGAAACAGTAAGTGTCGAACAGCCGGACAAGAAAAAAACAGAGAAGAAGGAAGAGAAAATTGTGAAGAAAGAAGTGAAGAAGAATACGTCTACTCCTGTTATCAAACAACCGGAGCTGGCGAAAGTAGAAGAACGAAAAGCAGATCCGCGAAGTTTATATCCCGGTAAAAAAGGTACCGGTGGCGCTCCTACGGGAACACAGTCCGGCAAGGGTACGGGTGGAGAAGGAACAGGTGATGGAGGAGGAATTGGAGATGGTACGGGTCCG is part of the Bacteroidota bacterium genome and harbors:
- a CDS encoding gamma carbonic anhydrase family protein, with translation MALIKPVHGIHPSFGNDCFLAENATVVGQVTMGDNCSVWFNAVVRGDVNTISIGNKVNIQDRAIIHCTYQKAKTVIGNNVSIGHNALVHGCTLHDNVLVGMGAIVMDHAVVHSNSIIAAGAVVLENTIVEEGCIYAGVPAKKVKSINAEQTKQLIEGIANNYVMYAKWFED
- a CDS encoding T9SS type A sorting domain-containing protein, whose protein sequence is MTTTYIASAVYNGCVVLDTVVLYVTNLPLNIGTDTIVCSGDLIQLNATSYPGAQYSWTPASGLDNDSIPDPVFTGLQTVQFICQLNVSGCISTDSILLQVIPPAQAGFSLSTNQLTVNFGNTSSGYTSFLWNFGDGNLDSINTNPTHSYANDSVWTICLVVRNDCFTDTICQVVDLTGVGVGEMSNSGPLLIGNTSTEWIIYQQEDKNYDRYELIDMQGKKIVAAEIVNTTTLISKENLSPGIYQLICTGPQTPVFRLKIIK
- a CDS encoding T9SS type A sorting domain-containing protein; this encodes MAPGIDHDNHYIVFGRTHPGRTVVITDSLNRESLLSAFKRRSFYASDDWNARVEFSINGFGMGSICSGPDNPEIKLYVSDADGESITWLRIWVGVPGSGLMASSIVSMQGPGSDSLQFINSIIPGQTFYYFAEITEADGDKIWTAPIWYTRSGNPPAFELLSFTAQRIGNQALLKWSTANEFNLDRFDIEKSTNTLLFTTAGNVNPTGNLGQIANYTWTDPQTLDTSTYYRLNIFDNAGLSQFSQIMRVDPESPASGVSIYPNPGGNENSIISVSHNREEPFRMEIFSADGKLVEQSVFLAAEGIIYLTLPADKLSRGIYTIRITNSDYSFNESNRFNRQ
- a CDS encoding MotA/TolQ/ExbB proton channel family protein codes for the protein MSLLLQITQGAGTLADSAATATAPLTSAPVEQSMSFFEMAVKGGPILIPIGILSILAIYIFFERLFVILKFSRLDQNFMNQIRDQVHQGNVQAARSLCKATDNPIARMIDKGLARLGKPIREIESAIENQGKLEVFTMEKNLGFLGTIAGIAPMFGFLGTIFGVIKIFYQISLQNSLEIDTISGGLYVKMISSASGLLVGMIAYSCYHYLVQRVDRVINKMEINAVQFIDLLEEPVKP
- a CDS encoding biopolymer transporter ExbD — encoded protein: MNLRRRQKAASEVYSHSLNDIMFFLLLFFLITSTLATPSVLKLLLPNSKTGIQSMKHPIVIAVTPDLQFVVNKDIVPREGVEAAVMAAVAGQVDPTALLKVDKTVPWQEVVFLLDIGNKNKIKMVAATNLTKQQQQ